In a genomic window of Onychostoma macrolepis isolate SWU-2019 chromosome 08, ASM1243209v1, whole genome shotgun sequence:
- the si:ch211-150o23.3 gene encoding deleted in malignant brain tumors 1 protein yields MSRILLGLVMLGCTVAVEDVQAFDDPITRLVNEKAGERCSGRVEVRHGHQWGTVCQRGWDLEDATVVCRELDCGFVLDIPGGARFGRAGGGVLWRNVKCSGDEFALDLCERTLNDDVCTHSEDAGVECTGKLLAPTLSIQSRFYAYSAGEAVHFKCTAPYWQSVIDFHLYKRGVDTPLVTQRVDPRQMTVDLTLSDLEISHQGSYSCLYRIHSKLGNSPSGFSPHSNFINITVLEIHTPQIWYNTSPEARPGWVIRGHSFNVTCSTEPQYPGGSFQLRLIRPNGTVRHSLPALAPSVTFTFSNAQSNNEGYYCCLYKVQTGERTFISRESQPLPISIREVDPVMSPVFISLLVSSLTFVVATCAILIVAKVYCKRVSKPTELERESRTCVDNTYIALTIK; encoded by the exons ATGTCGAGGATTCTTCTGGGCCTGGTAATGCTTG GATGCACCGTTGCTGTTGAAGATGTTCAAGCCTTTG ATGACCCGATCACCAGACTTGTGAATGAAAAAGCGGGTGAGCGGTGCTCGGGTAGAGTGGAGGTGCGTCATGGGCATCAGTGGGGCACCGTGTGCCAGCGTGGTTGGGATCTGGAGGATGCCACAGTGGTTTGTAGAGAGCTCGACTGCGGCTTCGTGTTGGACATTCCAGGCGGTGCTCGTTTCGGACGGGCTGGTGGAGGAGTGCTGTGGAGGAATGTGAAATGCTCGGGTGACGAGTTTGCCCTGGATCTGTGTGAACGCACCCTCAATGATGATGTGTGTACACACAGTGAGGATGCTGGAGTGGAGTGCACAG GAAAACTTCTAGCACCCACCTTGTCAATTCAGTCTCGCTTCTACGCCTATTCAGCCGGAGAGGCCGTTCACTTTAAATGCACTGCCCCATACTGGCAGTCTGTCATTGATTTCCATCTGTACAAAAGAGGTGTGGACACTCCGCTAGTGACCCAGAGAGTCGATCCCAGACAAATGACTGTGGATCTGACTCTGTCAGACTTAGAAATCTCCCATCAGGGCAGCTACAGCTGTCTCTACAGGATACACTCCAAACTGGGGAACTCTCCCTCAGGATTTTCTCCACACAGCAACTTCATTAACATCACAGTCT TGGAGATTCACACTCCCCAAATCTGGTACAACACGTCTCCTGAGGCCCGGCCGGGTTGGGTCATCCGGGGCCACAGTTTTAACGTCACCTGCTCCACGGAGCCTCAGTATCCAGGAGGATCCTTTCAGCTGCGGCTCATCAGGCCCAATGGGACCGTCCGGCACTCTCTGCCAGCCCTCGCTCCCTCCGTCACCTTTACCTTCTCCAATGCCCAGTCCAATAATGAGGGCTACTACTGCTGTCTCTACAAGGTCCAGACTGGAGAGCGCACATTTATCTCGAGGGAGAGTCAGCCTTTACCCATCTCTATTCGAG AAGTGGATCCGGTGATGAGCCCGGTGTTCATCAGTTTACTGGTGTCCAGTTTGACGTTTGTGGTGGCCACGTGTGCCATTCTGATTGTTGCCAAAGTGTACTGCAAGAGAGTGAGCAAACCCACTGAACTGGAGCGAGAGAGCAGGACCT gtGTTGACAACACATACATTGCCTTGACAATCAAGTAA